A genomic segment from Chloroflexota bacterium encodes:
- a CDS encoding DEAD/DEAH box helicase family protein, whose amino-acid sequence MPDVVIENPILNPPFEEPTRHFKFSDDGITDEIVNERRISSYFIPIPPPKKRGRQLSFETEWTQDRIQENTFINQVRSRASIWRRGGYQGVTKVTRRLLDYWRNSERDKKLFFCQIEALETAIYITEVAKRYGDAWIENHLRQANAEANPELYRIAFKMATGSGKTVVMAMLIAWHALNKMANPQDARFSDSFLIVTPGITIRDRLRVLLPNDPDNYYRLRDVIPPENIQQLGKAKIIITNFHAFLLRERFEGARLTKALAISGEEAGGFKETPDEMVRRVCRELGNKRNILVINDEAHHCYRRRVGGEELRLTGDERREAEKRDEEARVWISGLEAVKAKLGVKVVYDLSATPFFLRGSGYPEGTLFPWVISDFSLIDAIESGIVKVPRVPVSDNQVRQDLPTYRNLWMSIRDALPKKGRGTEAVQGEPKLPAELQGALHSLYSNYEKYYRQWESHRQGTPPVFIIVCNNTNVSKLVYDYIAGWDKPLDGTRIVVPGALPVFDNEENGRWRARPNTLLIDSEQLESGEGMSPEFKKIAAAEIEEFKAEYRARFPGRDPEQLTDEDMLREVMNTVGKPGKLGENIKCVVSVSMLSEGWDANTVTHILGVRAFGTQLLCEQVVGRGLRRTSYAPNDYGAFEPQYAEVYGVPFSFIPCSGSATDPRPGAMPTRIRALPERIALEVTFPRLVGYRYDFAGERLSAAFSDDSKIVLSTADIPTRTENAPIVGEMSIHTLDDLRRRRTQEVAFLLAKLVLEKYFRDDQGNLKPWLFPQVLGITREWLEMCVVCKDGTFPQLLLLHERAHDAADRIYRAIVHSTEGTRALKPILRPYDTLGSTRYVDFDTTKPVYVTRPDRCHVSHVVADTGSWEQKMAQALEEMEEVVSYVKNQGLGFRIPYILNGEEKNYEPDFLVRLRDPQGEVLTLVIEVTGERKKDKEAKVDTARTLWVPAVNNHGGFGRWAFLEIQDPWDAQNLIRAFLKANDASRTRAR is encoded by the coding sequence ATGCCAGATGTTGTCATAGAGAATCCCATTCTAAACCCCCCTTTTGAAGAGCCTACACGCCACTTTAAGTTTTCTGATGATGGCATCACCGACGAGATAGTCAACGAGAGGCGTATCAGCTCTTACTTCATCCCTATCCCCCCTCCTAAAAAGAGGGGCAGGCAACTGAGCTTCGAGACGGAGTGGACCCAGGACCGCATCCAAGAGAATACCTTTATCAATCAGGTTAGAAGCAGGGCTTCGATATGGCGGCGGGGTGGCTACCAGGGAGTCACAAAAGTTACGCGACGCCTCTTGGACTACTGGCGCAACTCCGAGCGCGATAAGAAGCTGTTCTTCTGCCAGATTGAGGCCCTGGAAACCGCTATCTACATCACAGAGGTAGCCAAGAGATACGGAGACGCCTGGATAGAGAACCACCTGCGCCAGGCCAACGCTGAGGCTAATCCGGAGCTCTATCGTATTGCCTTCAAGATGGCCACCGGTAGCGGCAAGACAGTGGTCATGGCCATGCTCATCGCCTGGCATGCCTTGAACAAGATGGCGAACCCTCAGGATGCCCGCTTTTCGGACTCATTTCTGATCGTGACACCCGGCATAACCATCAGAGATCGGCTGCGTGTCCTGCTCCCCAATGACCCTGATAACTACTATCGCCTGCGAGATGTCATCCCGCCGGAGAATATACAGCAGCTTGGTAAGGCAAAGATCATCATCACCAATTTCCACGCCTTCCTGCTGAGGGAGCGCTTCGAGGGGGCCCGGCTCACCAAGGCCCTGGCCATATCCGGAGAAGAGGCTGGAGGCTTTAAGGAGACTCCCGATGAGATGGTGCGCCGTGTCTGCCGAGAGCTGGGCAACAAGCGAAACATCCTGGTTATCAATGACGAGGCCCACCATTGCTACCGCCGCCGTGTTGGTGGTGAAGAGCTCAGGCTAACGGGAGACGAGCGCAGGGAGGCTGAGAAGCGGGACGAGGAGGCTCGAGTCTGGATATCGGGCCTGGAGGCAGTGAAGGCAAAGCTCGGGGTTAAAGTGGTCTATGACCTGTCGGCAACGCCATTTTTCCTGCGAGGCTCCGGCTATCCAGAGGGGACTCTGTTCCCCTGGGTGATATCCGACTTCTCGCTGATTGACGCCATTGAGTCCGGCATCGTGAAGGTGCCCAGGGTGCCCGTCTCCGACAACCAGGTGCGGCAAGACCTGCCAACCTATCGCAACCTGTGGATGAGCATTCGGGACGCCCTCCCCAAGAAGGGCCGGGGCACCGAGGCCGTACAAGGTGAACCCAAGCTTCCAGCCGAGTTGCAGGGAGCCCTTCACAGCCTTTACAGCAACTACGAAAAATATTACCGGCAGTGGGAGTCTCACCGACAGGGGACTCCTCCGGTCTTCATCATCGTCTGCAACAATACCAATGTCTCCAAGCTGGTCTACGACTATATCGCCGGCTGGGATAAACCCTTAGACGGCACCAGGATAGTGGTTCCGGGCGCCCTCCCTGTATTCGACAACGAAGAGAATGGCAGGTGGCGAGCCCGCCCCAACACCCTCCTGATTGACAGCGAGCAGTTGGAGAGCGGCGAGGGGATGAGCCCTGAGTTCAAGAAGATAGCCGCTGCTGAGATAGAAGAGTTCAAGGCCGAGTATCGGGCCAGGTTCCCCGGCCGCGACCCAGAGCAGCTAACCGACGAGGACATGCTGCGAGAAGTGATGAACACAGTCGGCAAGCCAGGCAAGCTGGGTGAAAACATCAAGTGCGTGGTCAGCGTCTCCATGCTCTCAGAAGGATGGGACGCCAACACGGTCACCCATATCCTTGGGGTGAGGGCTTTCGGCACCCAGCTCCTCTGTGAGCAGGTGGTCGGGCGTGGCCTTCGCCGCACCAGCTATGCGCCTAACGACTACGGCGCGTTTGAACCTCAGTACGCTGAGGTCTATGGCGTGCCTTTCTCCTTCATTCCCTGCTCGGGTTCGGCTACCGACCCCAGGCCGGGTGCTATGCCAACCCGGATCCGTGCTCTGCCCGAGCGCATAGCCCTGGAGGTCACCTTCCCCCGCCTGGTGGGATACCGCTATGACTTCGCCGGTGAAAGGCTAAGTGCTGCCTTCTCCGACGACTCCAAGATAGTCCTCTCCACCGCCGATATTCCCACCAGGACAGAGAATGCTCCCATCGTTGGCGAGATGAGCATCCACACGCTGGACGACCTGCGCAGGCGGCGGACTCAGGAGGTTGCCTTCCTCCTGGCCAAGCTGGTGCTGGAGAAATACTTCCGGGATGACCAGGGCAATCTCAAGCCCTGGCTTTTCCCCCAGGTGCTGGGCATCACCAGAGAGTGGCTTGAAATGTGCGTGGTCTGTAAGGACGGCACCTTCCCCCAGCTTCTGTTGCTCCATGAGAGGGCACACGATGCCGCCGACCGAATCTACCGGGCCATCGTCCATTCTACAGAGGGTACCAGGGCGCTCAAACCCATTCTGCGGCCCTACGATACCCTTGGCTCCACCCGCTACGTTGACTTTGACACCACCAAACCCGTCTACGTCACCCGGCCGGACAGGTGCCATGTGAGCCATGTGGTGGCGGACACCGGGTCGTGGGAGCAGAAGATGGCCCAGGCCCTGGAGGAGATGGAGGAGGTGGTTAGCTACGTGAAGAACCAGGGACTGGGCTTCAGGATTCCCTATATCCTCAATGGGGAGGAGAAGAACTACGAGCCTGACTTCCTTGTCCGCCTCCGAGACCCCCAGGGCGAAGTGCTCACCCTGGTCATTGAGGTGACTGGTGAACGTAAAAAGGATAAGGAGGCCAAGGTAGACACCGCCAGAACCCTGTGGGTGCCGGCGGTCAACAACCACGGTGGCTTTGGGCGGTGGGCCTTCCTGGAGATTCAAGACCCCTGGGATGCCCAAAACCTGATCCGTGCTTTCCTGAAAGCCAACGATGCCAGTCGCACCAGGGCACGATGA
- a CDS encoding type II toxin-antitoxin system HicA family toxin, translating to MNRRALLRRLTQGALQNVAFADMRNLVEGFGFRLVRVSGSHYIFAHPDIAQLVNLQSVRGEAKPYQIRQFLRLVERYNLKLEDE from the coding sequence ATGAACCGCAGAGCGCTGCTCAGACGCTTGACCCAGGGAGCATTACAGAACGTGGCATTTGCTGATATGAGGAACCTGGTTGAGGGCTTCGGATTTCGCCTGGTGCGCGTGTCAGGCAGTCACTACATCTTCGCTCATCCCGACATTGCCCAGCTGGTCAACCTCCAGTCCGTTAGGGGTGAAGCCAAGCCCTACCAGATTCGGCAGTTCCTGCGACTGGTGGAGCGGTATAATCTAAAGTTGGAGGATGAGTAA
- a CDS encoding type II toxin-antitoxin system HicB family antitoxin, with translation MGDYHINIFYSEEDGGYIADLPDLESCSAFGETPEQALAELERAKVAWLEAARQTGKPIPPPRYRPVIYQASH, from the coding sequence ATGGGCGACTACCACATCAATATTTTCTACAGTGAAGAGGATGGCGGCTACATCGCTGACCTCCCGGACCTGGAGTCCTGCTCTGCCTTCGGGGAGACCCCTGAGCAGGCTCTGGCGGAGCTGGAGCGGGCCAAGGTGGCCTGGCTGGAAGCGGCACGCCAGACGGGAAAGCCTATCCCTCCACCACGCTACCGTCCGGTCATCTACCAGGCGTCTCATTAG
- a CDS encoding DUF559 domain-containing protein, giving the protein MARKRRATSQDKMVEYVAHHKDKRLNIPTAELADFAVKEERAPYILRYPRKPELDPQLVWKGKDEQDGHDLEVPAVPVYIQEHIHPRAIIEDLRREQAEGKPRQVSLFEDFDGIEFSERIDFYRHSQGWSNRMILGDSLLVMASLAEKEGLKGQVQMVYLDPPYGIKFGSNWQVSTRKRDVRDGRAEDATREPEQIRAFRDTWKLGIHSYLAYWRDRLVVARDLLTDTGSIFVQIGDENVHLVRCVMDEVFGSENFVSQISFRTTGGRGAIYIDNVTNFLLWYGKDSSHLKYRRLHLPRTSSNGTEYDWVMLPNGTSVQLTREQLDGDEAIPDGKRFGLTDLTSQGESQKGSYVFRFDGKDFVPRPGRHWSTTIEGLNNLVKTGRIQRKGENVFYRRFADDYPIRSLDSAWDDTAMGGFLRREEKIFVVQTPTRVISRCLLMTTDPGDLVLDPTCVRKGTRVLAPLNPPVNGGNERAPSPLTGRAGVGPPSPSLGKAGAASPSLMSGRVGVGPPSPSTGRVGVGFFPIESLKPGDFVLGHGGEPHRVLRIIRRSYKGIMVGIQHDACPQTLWVTADHRVLCRRRPLTYGAERSWRHVPIVHFQHARALRKGMTPPERRLWSALRGEQLGAKFRRQHPIGLYIADFYSWEAGLVMEVDGDTHFNSEASAYDRERDAYLKAHGLDILRFTNDEVLHQLEGVVTTIRGALQAAQPSEDHYRQWRRADSLQVGDVVYFGPDSRPVEITNLAYEQTEEEVYDLEVEDAHSFITEVCAVHNCGSGTTAYVAEQWGRRWITIDTSRVAIALARTRLMSARFPYYILADTPEGIRRQVELADQPPPSPLPPTEGDIKKGFVYRRVPHVTLKSIANNPDIKEGMTRAEIDAAIARHAESETLYDQPYEENKVVRVTGPFTVESLSPHRVLSAEQAVPKTQEAAAKSAGPGQFETMVLENLKKAGVQQYEKQERIKFDRLEPYAGLYIHGEGEYEGNGQAKRVAVCIGPEHGTVGAELVKEAAKEAVRGIGFDLLIVCGFAFDPHVNEEAKRYGKLKVLSAKINPDLQMGDEFLKRTGVGNLFMVFGEPDIEVKKQKDGKLTVEIKGLDVYDPTTGQVRGHSTDDIACWFIDTDYNDEAFFVRQAYFCGDDEPYDKLKRALKAEIDEVAWASLYSTVSRPFDPPKTGKIAVKVINHYGDEVLKVYQVSQ; this is encoded by the coding sequence ATGGCACGCAAGAGAAGAGCAACCAGCCAAGACAAAATGGTTGAATATGTAGCCCATCACAAGGATAAGCGCCTCAACATCCCCACAGCGGAGCTGGCCGACTTTGCGGTGAAGGAAGAGCGGGCGCCATACATCCTGCGCTACCCCAGGAAGCCCGAGCTTGACCCCCAGTTGGTCTGGAAGGGCAAGGACGAGCAGGACGGGCACGACCTGGAGGTGCCCGCTGTCCCCGTCTACATCCAGGAGCACATCCACCCTAGGGCCATCATTGAAGACCTGCGCCGGGAGCAGGCTGAGGGCAAGCCCCGCCAGGTCAGCCTCTTTGAGGACTTCGACGGCATAGAATTCTCCGAGCGCATAGACTTCTACCGCCATTCCCAGGGGTGGAGCAACCGCATGATCCTGGGGGACTCCTTACTGGTGATGGCCTCCCTGGCCGAGAAGGAGGGCCTCAAGGGGCAGGTGCAGATGGTCTACCTGGACCCGCCCTACGGCATCAAGTTCGGCTCCAACTGGCAGGTCTCCACCCGGAAGCGGGATGTGCGGGACGGCAGGGCCGAGGACGCCACCCGGGAGCCGGAGCAAATAAGGGCCTTCCGCGACACCTGGAAGCTGGGCATCCACTCCTACCTGGCCTACTGGCGGGACCGCTTGGTGGTGGCAAGAGACCTGCTGACGGATACCGGCTCCATCTTCGTCCAGATTGGGGACGAGAATGTGCATCTGGTGCGATGCGTGATGGATGAAGTGTTTGGGAGTGAGAATTTTGTAAGTCAAATATCCTTTAGGACCACGGGAGGAAGAGGTGCTATTTATATTGATAACGTAACGAACTTTCTACTTTGGTATGGGAAGGATTCCTCTCACCTTAAGTACAGACGCCTTCACCTTCCTAGAACTTCCTCTAATGGGACAGAATACGACTGGGTCATGCTACCAAACGGCACCTCAGTACAATTAACCAGAGAACAGCTAGACGGCGACGAGGCAATTCCTGACGGCAAACGATTTGGCTTGACAGACTTAACGTCCCAAGGTGAAAGTCAAAAAGGTTCCTACGTCTTTAGGTTTGACGGTAAGGACTTTGTTCCGCGACCCGGTAGACACTGGTCTACCACTATTGAGGGACTGAATAATCTGGTCAAAACGGGCCGAATACAGAGGAAGGGTGAGAACGTCTTCTATCGTAGGTTTGCAGACGATTACCCAATCCGCTCCTTGGATAGCGCATGGGATGATACAGCAATGGGCGGCTTCCTGCGGCGAGAAGAAAAGATATTTGTGGTTCAGACTCCAACAAGGGTAATTAGTCGTTGCCTCCTCATGACCACTGACCCTGGCGACCTGGTGCTGGACCCCACCTGTGTGCGGAAGGGCACGCGGGTTCTGGCCCCCCTTAATCCCCCCGTCAACGGGGGGAACGAAAGAGCTCCCTCCCCGTTGACGGGGAGGGCCGGGGTGGGGCCTCCCTCCCCAAGTTTGGGGAAGGCCGGGGCAGCGTCTCCCTCTCTGATGTCGGGGAGGGTTGGGGTGGGGCCTCCATCCCCGTCGACGGGGAGGGTTGGGGTGGGGTTCTTCCCCATCGAATCCCTCAAACCCGGCGACTTCGTCCTAGGCCACGGCGGCGAGCCTCATCGAGTTCTCCGTATCATTCGCAGATCCTACAAAGGGATAATGGTCGGCATCCAGCACGATGCCTGTCCGCAAACCTTGTGGGTCACCGCTGATCATCGGGTCCTGTGTCGCCGGCGACCCCTGACCTACGGCGCCGAGCGGTCGTGGCGTCACGTGCCGATAGTCCACTTTCAGCATGCTCGAGCGTTGCGCAAGGGGATGACCCCTCCTGAGAGGCGCCTCTGGAGCGCCTTGCGCGGCGAACAACTGGGCGCGAAGTTTCGGAGACAACATCCTATCGGCCTCTATATCGCCGACTTCTATTCGTGGGAGGCCGGACTGGTGATGGAAGTAGACGGAGATACTCATTTCAATTCGGAAGCCAGCGCCTACGATCGGGAGCGGGATGCCTATCTCAAAGCGCATGGCTTAGATATTCTGCGGTTCACCAATGACGAAGTTCTACACCAATTGGAGGGAGTGGTCACCACTATCCGCGGGGCTCTCCAGGCGGCGCAACCTTCCGAGGATCATTACAGGCAGTGGCGGCGTGCGGACTCGTTGCAAGTGGGCGATGTCGTGTACTTTGGTCCCGATAGCCGTCCCGTTGAGATTACCAACTTGGCGTATGAGCAGACGGAAGAAGAGGTCTACGATCTCGAAGTGGAGGACGCTCACTCATTCATCACCGAAGTGTGTGCGGTGCACAATTGTGGCAGCGGCACCACGGCCTATGTGGCCGAGCAGTGGGGGCGCAGGTGGATTACCATCGACACCAGCCGGGTGGCCATCGCCCTGGCCCGCACCCGCCTGATGTCCGCCCGCTTCCCCTACTACATCCTGGCGGATACCCCTGAGGGTATCCGTAGGCAGGTGGAGCTGGCGGACCAGCCTCCGCCCTCGCCACTGCCTCCTACCGAGGGGGACATCAAGAAAGGCTTCGTCTACCGGCGGGTGCCCCACGTCACCCTTAAGTCCATTGCCAACAACCCAGACATCAAGGAGGGCATGACCCGAGCGGAGATTGACGCCGCCATCGCCCGGCACGCGGAAAGCGAGACCCTCTACGACCAGCCCTACGAGGAGAACAAGGTGGTTCGGGTAACCGGCCCCTTCACCGTAGAAAGCCTCTCCCCCCACCGGGTCCTCTCCGCTGAGCAGGCAGTGCCCAAAACCCAGGAAGCTGCGGCTAAAAGTGCCGGCCCGGGCCAGTTTGAGACCATGGTCCTGGAGAACCTGAAGAAGGCGGGCGTCCAGCAGTATGAGAAGCAGGAGCGCATCAAGTTTGACCGCCTGGAGCCCTACGCCGGGCTATACATCCACGGCGAAGGCGAATACGAGGGGAATGGCCAGGCGAAGCGAGTCGCCGTGTGCATTGGCCCGGAGCATGGCACGGTGGGGGCGGAGCTGGTAAAGGAGGCGGCCAAGGAAGCGGTCCGAGGGATTGGCTTTGACCTGCTCATCGTCTGCGGCTTTGCCTTCGACCCCCATGTGAATGAAGAGGCGAAGAGGTATGGGAAGCTGAAGGTGCTGAGCGCCAAGATTAACCCTGACCTCCAGATGGGCGATGAGTTCCTGAAAAGGACCGGGGTGGGGAACCTGTTCATGGTCTTCGGCGAGCCGGACATCGAGGTCAAGAAGCAGAAAGACGGCAAGCTGACGGTGGAGATCAAGGGCCTGGACGTGTATGACCCCACCACCGGGCAGGTGCGTGGTCACTCTACCGATGACATCGCCTGCTGGTTCATCGACACCGATTACAATGACGAGGCGTTCTTTGTGCGTCAGGCCTACTTCTGCGGTGATGATGAACCCTACGACAAGCTCAAGCGGGCCCTCAAGGCTGAGATAGACGAGGTTGCCTGGGCCTCACTCTACTCCACTGTCAGCCGGCCGTTCGACCCACCGAAGACCGGGAAGATCGCTGTCAAGGTCATCAATCACTACGGGGATGAAGTGCTGAAGGTGTATCAAGTATCGCAGTGA
- a CDS encoding type II toxin-antitoxin system VapC family toxin, which translates to MNGSVVIDASLAVKWLVNEVHTDRALALARTWARAGIQPVAPYLMPVEVANALYRRVLRGEISVVAATTLLDGLLNAGIELRQPRGLHRKAIELAAQLRQEAAYDDHYLSLADIMGCELWTADERFYRATSPSFKLVKWIGEIEVGR; encoded by the coding sequence ATGAATGGGTCCGTTGTGATAGATGCCAGCTTAGCTGTTAAGTGGCTGGTGAACGAGGTTCATACCGACAGGGCTTTGGCCCTTGCCCGCACCTGGGCAAGGGCTGGCATTCAACCTGTGGCTCCTTATCTCATGCCGGTTGAGGTAGCCAATGCCCTCTACCGTCGAGTGCTACGGGGAGAAATCTCGGTAGTGGCCGCCACTACTCTGTTGGACGGCTTACTTAATGCTGGAATAGAGCTTAGGCAGCCCCGTGGCCTTCACCGTAAAGCAATTGAGCTTGCAGCTCAATTGCGTCAGGAAGCGGCTTACGACGACCACTATCTGTCACTGGCAGACATTATGGGGTGCGAGTTGTGGACGGCGGATGAGCGATTCTATCGCGCAACCAGCCCCAGTTTTAAGTTGGTGAAATGGATAGGAGAGATTGAGGTGGGGAGGTAG
- a CDS encoding PQQ-binding-like beta-propeller repeat protein, with product MGRLRARGRGWLSVGIILSILLSSGLLPYTVTPASEPLRALESSLASTPWPMFRHDLQHTGRSPYIGSPVPILKWVNVAGYYNALPPFSSSPTLGPDGTIYVGVTTPAQLVAVRPDGGTKWAFDISAGVYADVRSSAAVAADGTIYIGAQIDRASGMLYAINPDGTYKWGFWVPAWVRSSPSISADGSVYFGAGDGKLYALNPSGTLRWEFAAGGAISSSPAVGSDGTIYFGDARGVLYALSPDGSQRWSYPIGASITGSPAIGSDGTIYIGANDNYLYAIKSDGTLRWRFVTVSSIYSSPALASDGTIYIPSSTFLYALICSLPRRHAALEGKYRIRGALQPANGGGRWHHLSRQRGQRPLRPQS from the coding sequence ATGGGCAGGCTTAGGGCCAGAGGCAGGGGGTGGCTTTCCGTAGGGATAATCCTGTCCATTTTGCTCTCCAGCGGCCTCTTGCCCTATACGGTCACCCCCGCGTCTGAGCCCCTCAGGGCACTCGAGTCAAGCCTAGCTAGCACCCCTTGGCCCATGTTCCGCCACGACCTCCAACACACCGGTCGCAGCCCCTATATCGGCTCCCCGGTGCCAATCTTGAAATGGGTGAACGTGGCCGGTTACTACAATGCCCTCCCTCCCTTCAGCTCCTCGCCCACCCTCGGCCCCGATGGCACTATCTATGTGGGGGTAACCACCCCTGCCCAACTGGTGGCGGTGAGGCCTGACGGGGGCACCAAGTGGGCCTTCGATATCAGCGCAGGCGTATACGCTGACGTCAGATCATCGGCCGCGGTGGCCGCAGACGGCACCATCTATATCGGCGCTCAGATTGACCGAGCAAGCGGGATGCTCTACGCCATCAACCCGGATGGCACCTACAAATGGGGCTTTTGGGTGCCCGCATGGGTCCGCTCCTCTCCGTCCATCAGTGCCGATGGGTCCGTCTATTTTGGCGCTGGAGATGGCAAACTGTACGCCCTTAACCCCAGTGGCACGCTACGTTGGGAATTCGCTGCTGGCGGCGCCATATCGTCCTCCCCGGCAGTCGGCAGCGACGGCACCATCTACTTCGGGGATGCCCGCGGCGTCCTCTACGCCCTGAGCCCTGACGGTAGCCAGAGGTGGAGCTACCCCATCGGCGCCAGTATCACCGGCTCTCCCGCCATCGGTTCCGATGGCACCATCTACATCGGCGCAAATGACAACTATCTCTACGCCATAAAAAGCGATGGCACCCTTAGATGGCGCTTCGTCACCGTTTCCAGCATCTACTCCTCCCCGGCCCTGGCCAGCGATGGCACCATCTACATCCCCTCCTCTACCTTCTTATATGCACTTATATGCAGTCTACCCCGACGGCACGCAGCGCTGGAGGGCAAGTATCGGATACGGGGTGCGCTACAGCCAGCCAACGGTGGGGGCCGATGGCACCATCTATCTCGGCAGCGAGGGCAACGGCCTTTACGCCCTCAATCCTGA